In Miscanthus floridulus cultivar M001 chromosome 8, ASM1932011v1, whole genome shotgun sequence, the sequence gtcctatgcattacttgttatgaattaatctcttggaTTTTCAgttgaagtcctcttccactatctgtagttttatgttttactgattgaattttgcaggaagctatgcaagcagaacctgttgctgatgggcagcaaccaatgactagtgctgatgttgtttccaaggtcctctaCCTCTACTAAGGCAAGCCCCCCTCCCAGGCAAGTAGGAAaaacctttttttgaagaatgctagaATCCTGAGATGCTCCACCAAAGTAGAGACATCGGTAGATATGACACTTTGGGAGCAGCTTGCTGGTGAATAGGAAAGTACATTTGAGCTTGTCGAACTAGTGGAAGAACTGAAGGTGAGGACAGAAAAGGCTGAAAGGGAGTTTGGGAATTCAAGCAATAGCAACAGGAGAAGTACAATAGGCTCTATGCGCTAGTCATGCCCTTAAGCTCTCTAGGTATTTGACTCTCAATCTTCAACTCCTGTGGCTTGATGCATTGAACATTTGTGGTGTGTTGTGTGGACGCATGTGATGGTTTGATGTTGTGATACTTTGTTAGTGGTTTGCTGCTGACATGTGAAATGTTAATTGCTGTTATTTGATAGCTAGGCTAAATTGTTTTGTAGTCAATCTATGCAGTAGTGACGATCTCGaattacttctatgatgaattgattgtactccacgCGGTAGAACTAGAATAGGccatgtgatcaaataaaaatgcaacACATGGAGGAACTAGTGCATGGCATGTGAAATAGCTAGGGCATGGCACGTGAGCTATTAAAAATCTGAAACATGGAAGGATGTCATCAAGCCATGTGGCTGAATAAAAATGCGAAACGTGGATGGATAGAGCTGTGACGCGTGGTCAAATAAGAAAcggccacgtggaccaataaaaataagccacatggtccaataaagaagtgacacatgatccaattgcaacacgacacgtgtgccatagaaaactaacatgtggaacaacaggaacccaacacgtggtccagtaagaacctaaaacatgcaagaaccagagatggccatgttgtgcaataagaaggtgacatgtACCCGAACCATCTTCAATGCAactagctatagcatgtacatgtggaaagcatctccCATAGAAAGCACCCACCAGCGTGGTAGCCCCCCTGCCATGCATGCCAAAATAATTCTATGATGTTCTGTTTTTTGTCACAGATCAAGCCACTTCTTTGATGATTTCATGAAACTGTCATAGAATTTCAAGTGTGACACGACTCCTATGATGAACCATTTTTTGTCATAGAAttgaaattatgatgaatttggctcctttAGTGACGAAAgctattcgtcatagaagtggatattcctagtagtgtcaTCTCCAATGAATTACAAACTATCAGAGGTCCACGACCTCTCTAGGAGAGATCGATGAAGCAGGTGGCCAGGGCGGCGCAGTAATGTCTTCCTTGACAAGTGATGTAAAGTCCAAAGCATGGTCATGGCTCGGTCACATGGAAAAACAAAAAGGTCCATGACCAACGAGCCGCGTGCGGCTGCAAAAAACTTCGTGACCGTGCAAAAAGAGGTCAAGGAAACAACCCCCCATAACACTTGAGCGAGATAGCAACCCTTCTAGCAATCCTGGACCGAGGGTATAGCCCCGAGCCCATGACTTGAGGGCTCATCACAAGGGCCGCTGAAAACGCCCAAAAAGGAAAAACCTTTTTCCAAAACAACTGTCCACAAGTGCCGGAGTGGTCAAGCTGCTTGACAACGTACTAAACCACGACGCCATCACTTGGGTGGAGTCGTCGGGACAACCAGAGGCACCTGCTACAAGTGCGAGAATGAGGCGATAACATCGCCCCCGGTGCTTTCTCGTAGCAACGCAGACTCTAGGGCACAAGCACACAGGGAAGAAGAGAACGGGACTGGACCTGGGTCACAAGTCACCACCATCATGCCGCGCAAAGCATGATAGGGTCACCAAGCCACTACAATGCGTCTCCCAAAACTCAGGGAGTTTCGTGGAAGGAGGAAGCAGAACTCGTAGAGGATTGCGACCCGTGGCTCGGCTGCCTATGGTTTCCAAGAGAAGCTAATTGTAGCCCTCAGAGCTTGTGTTTCAGCAACCCAAAACCTACGGGTTCGGGTAAGTGCTAAAAACACAAGGACCGGTGGTTAACCCGAGCACCGCCTCGATCTTCCCCTGCTCACAAGGTCCCTTCTAGCACTAGTTGTTGGAATGGGTGATGATGGCACCCGGTCGCCGCATGCTACCCTAGCAGGTCAAATGCTTATAACCGCATGGTTGTCTCCAAACCTCTCTCCTTAATCTTTTTAAACTCAGCCTCCGAAAAGCCTAAAAGAAACTCATAGACGTGGTTACAAGTAGTCCAAATGGAAGGTAGGCCTCTATTTGTAGGCCCAAGGGCAGACCGAGTAGCCTGAGATCCCCACACCGCGTGGCGAGCCATGGGAGGTCATAACCATTTCAGATGCCCGCATGAGGTCGGGGAAATCAAGGCCCTCTCGAAGGTAGAGCCAGTACAGCATCGACGAGACCACTCGGCCTCGCTTGGGTCACGAACCCCGATACACAGCTGTGGGGGTATGATCGTCGatacccacaagacaagacatgggccgcatcaTCAAAGGTGGACCAGCCCACAAAATCAAGGCGTGCGGTGCATGacactggtcggcgtgcaccgtaagtctACAAGAAGATGTTATTTATTAGAttttgtataataccaaataggataatttctttataaccctacccctccagagcatataaggaggggcaggggtcctcTAGTCGATATCCCCATACGGATCCTAGGCTTAGAATAGGGTACCTCAtatctcataatacaatccaccaaagacacgtgacgtagggtattacgtcaagctgacggtCAGAACCTACCAAATCGCTGTTTTTTGTGTCACCGTCTAGTTCCCTCACGCGTACCTCCACCGATTTATCTTTTATCATGggtataccccttggtagactgccgGACGTAGTTTGTCGACAGTGACGTGCTAGGTAAGGAGTGTATGTGCTGATTTCACGGCGAATAAGATGGGATCTTAAGACCAACAACAACCATGGCGATTCGACGTCCCATTTTGCTGTAATACTTCCAACGTACGGCAACGTGGTTCTACATCAAGGAAGATCTGGTAGATCAGGTTTGGTGGCATCGTGCGGCGCCAATGACTTCATCATGGATCCAGATGTGTGCTCCAGTTGGTTCCCTATGCCGATCTGCTCCCTTGGCGCCGTTCGGATCAAGATAGTGGTCTATGGGCCACACGTACGGCGGCTGCGCCGCACGCTACATGCAGTCCCTGTTTTCTTCATGGCAACTAGCGACACGTGGCCACCACTCGCCGAATCCATCTGGTTGCCCGCTTGCTGCAATCCATGTCCGGATGCAACGGCTGTCGCCGGCCACCGCACGCGTGTCAACATGAGCTGACAAGCCCATCGGTTGAAGATCCGGACGCATCTCCCAAGAAGCCAACTGCAACACACGATCGATCTACAGGGCAATGCAGCCTCACGTCAACTACACCAAGTTTGCATGTGCGCATGTATCTCCACGAGGCATGCTACACTGGGAGGCGTTCTATCGTCGCGTGATGTTTTCTCCAATCATCAACAAGCAAATAAGGAAGGCGTGCGATATACAAGACAACAAGTGGACAAACATGTGATCTGCATGTCCATACTGATTAGAATAATCATACTTTAGTTTGCAGTGGCACATGCACGTGAGTACATCCAGATTTAGCAATAGAAACAGCTAACTCGATTCCTTAATCTGCAATTCAATATTTTTGTACGTATGCAGACTTATTTGTCTTTACTTTGCTATTGTCAATGGCAGCCGTGATGATCCTCATCACCCTCGAGATCACGTACCTACTGGCAGGTGACACGTAGGAGTTTCCGGGTTTTCAGGCTACGGCGGCGGCACttacctactccctccgtcccacatAGACCGTTGTTGGGGAGTAGCATTTGAATGTCTAGATTCCCTACGTTTGCCATGCATCTGGACTCCTCCTCTGCCTACATTTAGAGAATCTTTGATGAACCCACCCAGAAGCTACAATGACACAAATAAAGGGACACAGGGAGTACTACACAAAGCCAACAATCAAAGCTATTGGCATATGCATATGCGCCAGATCGTACATGTAGCTGCTGCGTGCCCATCTGACTACATCAAGCTGTCCAACTCCATTTACCCATAAGCGAGCCACCAAGCGAGCTGCCCGAGTCATAATCGAGCCATTCGCGCCGCATCCATCTACTCACACATCATACATGACAACTGCTCCGCTTGGCCATCTCCGATCAGATCAAATATGGCTACGTCAGAGATCTCCCCAAATCTGATCTGCCTAAGGCCGATAAGTAAAATAAGGACGATGTCTTCTTGACTACTCGCTCCAACCACCTGCCGCGtcacaatgatgatcgccgtgGAGAACGGCACTGTGACAACCGCGACTGTCGCCATGACGACAGTTCAGAAAGCTCGAGGGCTAGACAATTTCGTCAAcgtcgaccagataacgccatatgccaccgaccagacgttctgtctaaagctaagtcatgctttaacatttttctaaatattccccAACTTTCATATATCTCCATGAAGTTTCtttgagctgttttctccatgtttgctctccaaacgattttctttcatgtataccatcttaaatatgaCATATAGCTAAGCCTAAGGCAAATCCCCGAAcaatcatgttgatgctcggatgttcttagagacggccctatctttGGTTtcttcctacacatgcacgagcaccTACCCTCTGCCTTAGGGGTGGTCGGCAGCGCCACCTTAGCGACGCCCTActctcttcctacacgcacacaggctccatgctctgcgttatggttaacaggctagctagggctagagactcagctacacactaactggtcgtaCAGTTTATGTTGaatatcgatattagggatatctTGAGGAAGGCAGTTAACGGTCATGAACATTAATTCGCCCGGATGGTCCAAGACGTATTTAAGGTCTCACCCAACCCCGAGGGCTcaagctccgtcttgcccgactcGGAGGGTGTGGGCCCCGTTTCGCCAAACCCCTAGGgtacgggcttcgtctcgcccaaccccaagggtgCGGGCCCtgtctcgccagacccctcgggcgcaGGCTATGTCTCGCCTGACACCCAGGGcataggctctgtctcgcccaaccctaaggGCGCAGGCACCGTCTTGCCAGACCCCTCGGGTGAGGGCTTCATCTCAAACGACCTCGAGGGCGCGGGTCCTGTCTTGTCAGACCCCTTgggcgtgggctccgtctcgtctgaccccaagggtgcgggctccatctcgctagACCCCATGGGCGTAGGCTTCGTCTCGCCTGATCCTGAGGGCGTGGGCTTCATCTCGCCAGACCCCTCAGGCGTGGGTTCCGTCTCAGCCGACGGGGAtccataccgcctccaaccactatgggtctaagagtacgacccaagggtcaaacttctaacacTAGGAGGGAAGTGGGCACGTCTCGACATGACCCATGGCCATGCGAGACCATACCTAGGGGCTCACGTCgccaacagtgtcgggcgtgccagCGTTgtgctgcctaatcctcgtacgactTCTGATAGGAGTACTTGTTGACCACGCTGCCTGCCAGAATGGAGTGGAGCGCCGCGACCAGATGAAAATGCCTACgtatggcgccagtgatgaatagggccatgATATGGAGCTGTCCCTATCATCATTTATAGGACCGATAGGACCGCATGAAGGAGATGAAGGATGCTACAaccctggaggccttcttctccctcgcttttctctTTTTCTCAATCTTTCTCTCTCTATAACCTActccttccccttcacctataaaaggggaagcaggatgccccatgaAGGGGTGGGGCATGAGCACACGGCTGAACGAGCTCTACAAGACTCCACTCTTTTTtatcttttcaccagagacttgggaccttgtccctctctcgcctgtttgtaacccctactacaaactagtgcatgtaacatgagcagtagcagactagacgtagggacattccacccaaaccagtataaatccttgtgtcttccgagcacaccatctgggctagATGCACAGATCAAATTTATGACATAGTGGTTCAAAATACTGACAGTTGGTGCACCAGTTATGGGCTTTTTGCGCATCTGgatgtccacatcaggcctcggatggggagTCACTATgtcagctaggtcccgggcgtGCATGTCCGCTTCATGAGCCTAGACTTTGTCGTTGCAACGGAGAGAGAGAGTTGGTGCAGGCTCCCACCATCGTctagcctctccactccaccggcctcgacaTGATTGTCGAGGCGCTTGAGGATCTATAGCTGCATGCACCGAAGGTCCATGTCCCCGGGAGCGACTGGCTCCTCGACTTTGATTATGGGATGCTAGAGCACTAGCTTGATGCCTTCTTGGGACCCTAACCACCCCATGAGGACCTGTgctacctcaccttctcattcaccaACGTCATAACATAGCTTGGTCTACACCACGATAGCATTCCCATTTGGTCTGCGCAACATCGCAAGGACCATTGGTCACCTCACGGTACAACATGCATGCCTGTCCCCCACGGATGATGAATTCATGGGTATGATGGACTACGTCGTGGAATCATTCCACGACCTTCTCATGGAAGATTCAGAGTCGCTCTCtaactctgactctagcaggggagcCATCACCACTCACAAGAATGTTTTATGGAAGGTACCCTCGAGGGACGCATCAAAAGCATCCATGGGGGAGGGGCTATCACACCAAACAACCTTGACAATGAGGTCAAGGGACATGTAGGGGCCCTTCCTCGCATGTGGGTGGAACAGCTAAGGGTGTAGCACCAGGAGCTCGAGGATGCACCACTCCAACTAGAGCAGGAGCATAGAGCTCAAGCGAGAGATCAAGCACCGTAGAAATGTTGGGTGTGCgcatgccatggcccatgacgtgaactagaggatcatcaaAGATGATGGAACCCTCCCACACTTTGCCTGGGCAAGTCAGAACATCACTGCCATGGTGGCCTTGCTCTGAGGTCTCCTAGAGCCCATGACACCTGAGGATTGTCGTTCTCATCACAAGCTCCGCACGCTGCTAGAGACCTCACTGTCTCGGTGATGCGAGCTCGATGCCAATCAGCGCCCACCCTTGGGATGACATGTCAGGGATGTGTTTATCCACTAGGTACCATGCAGCGGCGAAGGGCGCATCGTGGCCCctatgcatgagcgtctcggcctctaCCATCAtgaatgtaacaccctagatgcTCGTAGGCATGGACAAAGTGATGAGAGAGAGGAAGCCAGCCATGGTATCACCCTCATCATGGCATATGCTATGATAGCGACGAGGACTGTAGATCGAGCCCTGACCTATCGAGATCCTAGGCCTTTGgtcaacacatcctcaacgttgcCTTCCCATAGCAGTACtaaccaccgaccaacatcctaaaatactctagggaaacaaaccccaaactatggctcgaggattatcggcttgcttgccaagccggtggagcagatagtgacagtttcattatccgcaacctcccatTGTTCTTGGCTGATTTTGCATGAGCATGattggagcaccttccgcccaaccagaTTCAAAGTTAGGCAGACctcaaggagattttcatggtAAACTTCTAGGGTGCCTACACATGTTCTAGGAACCCGTGTGATCTCAAAAACTGTCGATAGAAGTCTGAGGAAACTCTTCGTgagtacatctggtgcttctcctggtagtgcaacgagctatcCGATGTCGCTGACGATGACGTTATAGGAGACTTCCTGTccaggaccacctacgagtccttgcttcacaagctaggacacaagggccGCAAACCACCAAGGAGTTTATCATCATCGTcgccagccatgcctcaggcaaGGAGGTGGTTGGAGCAATTTTCTACCATCCCAAGGGCAAGGCGAAGAAGGACGAGGACGtaggcgaaggcgcctccaactgccccaacaagaagaagaacaagcagtggtgcGAGGGCTCTCTCATGGCCGCTATTGACCATAATGGGGAGCGGAAGCCCACCAAGGGTACCtcagaccacttcgagaagttgcttgaagggccatgcccgaaccatgccttcctcgtcaagcacctatacaaaggTTGTGccctcatgaagcagttcttgtcctgtGGCTCCAATaggggggagcataggaaggagcccaagccagtGGCAGGCGACGCTAAGGGGAAGGGTGATAGCTTTCcaatgctggatggctgcctcatgatctttgaggggtcagcagcctatgactccaagcaccgctaGAAGCTTGCACGCCATGAGGTCTATGTGGCGAGCTGACCATGCCTTTGTTCCTCCAATGGTTAGAGTCCACCAACACCTTTGATCAGACCAACCACTTAGAAAGCATCCTATAGCCGGGaagatacccgctcatggtcgacccaatcatcggcacgaagcggctcaccaaggtactgatggatggaggcagcggcctcaacatcatgtacgctgagacgctcgatgccatgggcatcgaccgatcgtgCATCTAGCCAACcagggcacctttccatggcatcgtgcttgGAAAGCAGGCTGTGCCACTTGGGCATATTGAtatgcccatcacctttgggaatccaaccaattataggacagagacccttaccttcgaggtggtcgggttccacgggaCCTTCCACatcatcctaggacatccatgctatgcgaagttcatggttgtccccaactacacctatctaaagttgaagatgtcggGTCCACACGAGGTCATCACcgtcgacacctccttccagcgtgcctacaagtgcgaggtcgagtgctgcgaataTGCCACGGTGATTGTCACCTCTAAAGAGCTTGCATCCATCAGGGAGGAGTTCATagaagaagcacccaaccccaagcgGTCGGCTAGGTCTTTTGAGCATGtggagggtgccaagga encodes:
- the LOC136469902 gene encoding uncharacterized protein gives rise to the protein MVDPIIGTKRLTKVLMDGGSGLNIMYAETLDAMGIDRSTETLTFEVVGFHGTFHIILGHPCYAKFMVVPNYTYLKLKMSGPHEVITVDTSFQRAYKCEVECCEYATVIVTSKELASIREEFIEEAPNPKRSARSFEHVEGAKEVLIDPSSSKGKVVHIGTTLSSK